In Dysgonomonadaceae bacterium PH5-43, the sequence ATAGATGAATATATTAACAACAGGAGGATTTAATAATGAAAGTATATCACGGTTCGCTTGTGCAAGTGCCTAATCCTAATATAGAAAAAGGTCGCCAAAGTACCGACTTCGGGAAAGGGTTTTATACCACAACTAATATTGAACAGGCTAAACGATGGGCTCAGAAGAAGTTGAAATCGGCAAAAGAAGGCGATAAAGCAGTAGTGAATATATATGAAGTTGATGACAATCTACTTACTAATCCCAAATACAATATTAAAAAGTTTGAGAATCCTAACGAAGAATGGTTAAACTTTGTAGTTGAGTGCAGAAGAACCACACTTCATAAGTATGATATTGTTTTTGGCGCAGTGGCAAATGATAAAATCTATACTACAATAACATTATACGAAGCACAAGTTTTAACTGCCGAAGAAACTGTAGCACGCTTAAAGGTTGATGATTATTTTAATCAAATATCATTTCATAGCCAAAGCGCAGTTGACGAATTAGTGTTTGTCGATGCAGAAGAAGTTACTTTAGAATAACAAACTAAATAAATTACTGAATATGAAAACAAATAAATTATTGACAATATTGATGGTATTTGCTGTCTTTGTAATTTGTTCTTGCAGTAGAGCCTCGCAAGAGAATGCTTTATCGTCGGCAGATGTCGAGATGGAGTTAGTAAATGAGCAAGGGATTGACATTGTTGAACCGATAGACAGAAAAATTATTCAGAAAGGCAATATAAGATTCAAAACAGCAGACGTTAATAAGACAAAGTCTTTAATTTCTCAGGCAGTTAAAGAGTTAAACGGTTATATATCGGAAGATGATGTTTATGATTATTCCGACCGAATTGAACATCGGTTGACTGTTCGTATTCCTGCCGACAAGTTCGATATACTCTTAAAAAACATTTCTGAAAGCGTAGATAAGATTGATAGTAAAAATATTTCCTTACTTGATGTAACAGAAGAATACATCGATGTCGAGGCACGGATAAAAACAAAAAAGGAACTTCACGCTAAATATACCGAACTCTTAAAGCGAGCAACAAAAGTAGAGGAGATACTAAACATAGAGAGAGAAATCGGTAATCTACAATCAGAGCTTGAATCTATTGAAGGGCGACTTAATTATCTGAAGAATGGAATCTCATTTAGTACATTGACTGTATCTTATTATCAAAAAACAAAAGCTAAATTTGATTTTTCTTCAAAGTTTGTAGACGGAATTAAAAATGGTTGGTCTGTCTTTATGTGGTTCATTGTGGGACTATCATACCTCTGGGTTTTCATAATTGTGGCTATTGTCGTTGTTTGTTTAGTATTACAAAGAAAAAAGAGAAAGTCTAAATCGAATAATCAACAATAATATGCATTCAATATTCAACAAGGAACAACAAGAGAAAGCTGCTTTTATATTGCAAAGTCCTTTGGCTAAACTGTCGGAACTTTATTCTAATGAAATAAAAGACTTAGCAGTTGTGTGGTGTTATTATTCTGGTAAAATAGAAGGTAACACTTATACTTATGTTGAAACAGAAGCATTGTTGAAAGACGGCATCACTTCTGAGAAACGTTATGAAGATGCTAAGATGCTCAAAAACCTTTATAATACATTTATATCAGAAGTTGAATATATTGTTAAAGGGGGAAATCAAGAGAGTATTGATGAACGTACCCTTTTTAGAGTGCATCAATCTATTTCAACGGGATTGGTTTCTAATGAAGAGTCGGGTTCTTTGAGAACTCGTGCTGTTCGTATTAGCGGAACGGAATATGTCCCTCCTAAAAGTTTACAAGAGATAAAAAATGGATTAAATGAAATTCTATTTAATCAGGAGCAATACGTCAATCCATTAGAAAAGGCAGTGTATCTGCATTGTAATCTTGCACGTTTACAGCCATTTATTGATGGAAACAAGCGAACTGCTCGTATGATGGAAAGCATTGTTTTGATGAATGCGGGTGTAATTCCTGTTTATTCTTCTAAAGATGCTGACATTCTGAATTACAGGAAAGGATTGATTGCCTTTTATGAAACAGAAGATTACACTACTTATTCCGATTATTTTCTGAACAGGCAAATCGAACGCATAAAAGAAATAGAACAATGACACAATACATAGAACTAACTCAGATGACTTTTTGGGGTTATCACGGCGTGATGCCGCAGGAAAAGAAAGTTGGAAATACTTATACAGTCGACCTTAAAGTTTATTTCGACTTTACTGCCGCTATGGAGTCTGATGATTTGAACGATACTATAAACTATGCGTCGATTTATGACATTGTTAAAGGCGAGATGCAAATTTCTTCCGATTTGATTGAGCACTTAACTTGGCGCATTGTAAAGAAAGTCAAAGAGAGTTTTCCACAAATCACATCTATTGATATTCGTTTGGCAAAGAAAAACCCTCCCTTTGGAGGTGATATAAAGGAGGCTGCGGTAGTCTTATCTTGCGAATTTTAATAAAGTGTATTGTCTTGTCTAATAAACACTTAGGTTCTCGAAAATAAAAGTCTTCACTTTGGGTCGTCTTTGATAGGAGATACCCCTCGCCTTTGATAGGAGATAGGCGAGGAGTATCTCCTAAGAGAGACGGGGTGTTTGAAGGAGAAAGGCGGCGGGTATCTCCTAACAAGCAACCCGCCTATCTCCTAAGAACGACAAGGGGTATCTCCTAAGAAACAACTCGCCTATCTCCTAACAACGACAGGGGGTATTAAGTAAGATAGGGTAACTACGTTATAATCACTTGCCAGTGTCCTATATCGTGCCACTTGCCAAACTTCCAGCCAGCCTCACTAAAGAAAGAAACTTGTTTCATTCCAAACTTTTCGTGTAGGCGGACACTTCCCTCGTTGGGGACACAGATGTTAGCAATCACTGAATGTATATCCATTGTCTTTGCCTCGTCGAATAAACGTTGGTAAAGTATAGTTCCTATACCTTTGCCTGAACAATCTTTGTCGAGATATATGGTTACTTCCTTTGTTCTGGAGTAAGCACTTCTATTTATCCAGTTGTGTAAATAGCAATAACCAACTATCTTGCCTTCGAGTTCGCAAACATAGTAGGGCAGACCTTCTTTCAGAATGTTACTGATGCGTTGTTGCATCTCCGAAATACTTACAGGCGTAGTTTCAAACGATACGACTGTATTCTCTACATAATGATTGTAAATGTCGCAAATGCTTTTTGCATCTTCCAGTGTTGCTGTTCTTATTATCATTTATTGTAAGGTGATTTATACTTTTATCGTACGGTATATTGTAATAGCAAATGCAAAACTAATCAATATATTTGAATAATTCATCTGCAATCTCTATCTTTGTAACTTGAAAACAAGAATACGATTTTATGAATAGAGTAGAATATTATAATTTTATTGAAGAACGGCTATTCACTCTTTGCTATCGAGTCGAGAACAGAGGGAAGATAAATATTCTTGATTACCATTTGCACTCAGAAAATTTTTATAGAGATTTATTAAACAAGCTATATTTATGGAAACTTGAAAATCTGAATTCTCTGATTCCAAATGTAGAAGCCATTGACCTTATAGATCGAACAAACAAGATTGTAATTCAAATATCCGCCACAAATACAATGGCGAAGATTAATAGTGCTTTAAGCAAGTCATCTTTGTTGTCAAAAGAATACGAAGGTTTTAGTTTTAAGTTTATCTCGATCGCTAAAGATGCTAACAATCTGAGATGCCAATCATATAATCCACCTATGGGTATTGATTTTGTTCCTGCCACAGATATATATGATGTAAGGTCGATATTGCAAGATGTCTATAACTTGGATATAGACAAGCTTGAAATCATATACGAACTAATTAAAAGTGAACTCGGAAGAGAAACAGATGCTTTAAGACTTGAATCAAATCTTTCTTCAGTAATCAATATTCTTTCCAAAGAAAATCTTTCTTCAGTTGACTTAAATAGTAATATAAATAGTTTTGATATTGATCGAAAAATAGATTTCAATAGCCTTACTGCATCAAAAGAAATAATAAACGACTATAAATATAGTCATCACATAGTTGATAAGATATATGCAGAATTTGATAAGTCAGGATGTAACAAGAGTATCTCGGTTCTTAATGCGATAAAGAGAGAGTATGTTAATTATTCGTCTAAATTGACAGGCGATGAACTATTTAACCTTGTTATTGCAAATATTTTGGAGAGAATAATTCAAAGTTCTAACTTTGAAAAAATACCTCGCGAAGAGATGGAAATGTGTGTGGGCATACTTGTTGTAGATGCTTTTATAAGATGTAAGATTTTCAAGAATCCTAACGATTATAACTATGCTACTACCTGATAATATTCATCCTGAAAATAGCATTTACTATAATGGTGCGCTTGTGTTGGAATTGATACAACAACACAAGTGTATTGAACTTACAGAATTATATATTCTTGTCAAAAATAAAAAGAATATGAGTTACCCTATTCTGATTTTATGTTTGGATTGGCTTTACTTACTGAATGTGGCTATTATAAATAAGAAAGGAGAAGTTTGTTTATGTTTTTAAAGTCTTTAATAATTTCAACCCCTACTAAGGTCATCAGAGAGATACGTTTTCATAAAGGAATAAATCTTATCGTTGATGAAAGTAAAGGTCAAATAACTGGAAATAATGTTGGCAAAACTACAGTTCTCCGTCTAATCGACTTTTGCTTGGGAGAAGAGGCTAAACATATTTATATTGATCCAGAAAACAAGAAGACGGAATATCTACTTGTTAAAGATTACCTAATAAAAAACAAAATCATAATAACTCTTACTTTAGGTAATAGTGTAGATGGAGATAATGAAGATGTAGTTATAAAAAGAAATTTCTTGTCAAAACCAAGAAAGGAAATTATTAGAGAAATAAATGGAGAGTTTATCGCTAAGGACGACTTTGAAGATAAGTTATCTGAATTGTTATTGCCAGACCTGAAAGAGAATAGACCAACATTCCGACAAGTTATTTCTCATAATATTCGTTATAGCGATTTGAGAATTTCCAATACATTAAAAACTCTTGATTCTTATACAACAGATGCTGAATATGAAACGTTATATTTACATTTATTCGGTTGTGATTTTACATCAGGCTATGACAAGCAAAAGATTATAGAAAAAATAAAAACAGAAAATACTTATAAAAAACGATTAGAGAAAAAACAATCTCGCAATGAATATGAAGTTCTCCTAGAATGGGTTAACGACCAGATAGAGGTGTTGAATAAAAAGAAGTCTAATCTGAATATTAATGAGGATTTTGAATCAGACATAAATTTGCTAAACAAGGTTAAGTATTCAGTAAACTCAGTAAGTTCTGAAATTGCGTCATTGAATCTGCGTAAAAATATAATTTTAGATGCTAAACAAGATTTTGAATATCAAAAATCAGGTGTAGACATACAAGTATTGGAGACTATATACCAACAAGCAGCCTCGTTGATTCCGAATTTGCAAAGAAAATTTGAGGAACTTGTAACATATCACAATCAAATGCTTGTGCAAAAAATTAAGTTTATCACTCAAGACTTACCACTTATAGAAAATAAAATTCAAGAAAAAAATAACGATCTTACTTCTCTTTTGTCCAAAGAACAAATTTTGTCTGAAAAAATTATGCAATCGGATACATTTGAAGAATTAGAAGGTATTATACAGGAACTAAATAATTTATTTAAGAAAAAGGGAGAGTATGAAAATGTAATAAATCAGATATCCGAAGTAGAGGCAAATATCAAAGAACAGAATGAGAAATTAAAAAAAATTGATGAGCAGCTATTTGCTCCTGATTTTGAATCTATTGTAAGAAATCAGTTAAAGAAATTTAATAAATTTTTCGGGGAAATCTCGAATCAGTTATACAAAGAGCAATATGCAATAACTTATAACATTGTAACTAACAGTAAAGGACAGAAAATTTATAAATTTAGTTCCTTTAATGTAAATCATAGTTCTGGGAAGAAACAAGGAGAAATATCCTGTTTTGATATAGCTTATACGTTGTTTGCTGATGAAGAAGAAATTTCATGTCTTCATTTTCTTCTAAACGATAAGAAAGAATTGATTTATGGTGAACAGTTGAAAAGAATAGCAGAGGTCGTTAATAAAAAAGATATTCAATTTGTAGCTTCTATTCTAAGAGATAAACTTCCCCCTGAATTAGATAAAGAAGAGTACTTCGTGGTTAAGTTATCACAAGACAATAAGCTGTTTAGGATAGAGAATCAATAATTTTAGCCTAATGAATGACCATTACTAAAGATTCTCTTCCCCTAATACAAAATACACTTTCCTATTAATTAATCGAGATACTAAATATTACTCTTAGCGTACTCTATAAAAGCTTTGTTTACCACTCTGTTTCCTCCAGGTGTAGGATAATCTCCAGAGAAGTACCAGTCGCCCGAATGGTTAGGACAAGCTTGGTGCAATCCTTCTAAAGATTGATAAACTATTTGTACTTGCGCCTGAGTGTCTTTCGGTGTGAGTATCTCAGCAATCTTTTGTGATATTTCTTCGTCGCTGAAAGGACTGTAAATGTCTTTTACATAATTTACAATCTCTTCTTTTGGTAAATCAATTTGAGCTTTACATTTTTGATAAGTTTCCTCTATAATATTTTCCATTCCTCGCTCTTTAAGCAAAGCAATAGCTGCGCGAAAGGCGACAAACTCGTCCATACGATTCATATCTATACCATAACAATCGGGATAACGAACTTGTGGTGCAGAAGAAAGAATTATTATCTTGCGAGGGTGTAGGCGGTCGAGTATCTTAATAATACTTTGTTTTAGAGTAGTACCCCTAACTATACTATCATCTATAATAACTAAATTGTCGACATAAGGACGAATTGAGCCATAAGTAACGTCATAGACGTGAGTAGCAAGGTCGTCTCTGGCAATTCCTTCCGTTATAAAGGTACGTAACTTAATATCTTTAATAGCTACCTTTTCTCTTCTTATGCGGAAAGTCAATTTGTTTTCTTTAGAATATTCATCAAGTCCTTCCATCATTCCGTAGAATGCCACTTCGGCTGTGTTGGGAATAAAGGAAAATACGGTATTTTCTAAGTCGTTGTCTATAGCATCTAATATTGAAGGTATAAGTAAATGCCCTAACATTTTACGTTCTTTGTAGATGTCGCAATCACTACCTCGTGAAAAATATATTCTTTCGAACGAACAAGGCTTAACATTTTTAGGTTGAAGTATTTGTTCTAAGCTTATCTTATTATTGTCTCTTACAAAAAAAGCTTCGCCAGGCTGAAGTTCTTTTATATCTTCAACATTTACGTTCATAACGGTTTGTATAACGGGACGTTCTGATGCTAAAACTGCTATCTCATCATCATAATAATAAAAGGCAGGACGAATACCAGAAGGATCGCGCAAAGCAAACATTTCTGCCGTACCTGTAAGTCCGCAAATAACATAACCTCCGTCCCATAAAGGCGAAGCTTCTTTTAGTATATTTGCCAAATTGATATTCCCAACAGTCTCGTCCATCAAGCTACCGAGCATTTCGAGCAACATAAAAGTGTCGGAATATAAGCGAGGGTGCTCTCCTCTATCAACCAAGTATTCAAAAATCTCATCAACATTAGTAAGGTTGAAATTGCCACAAAGCATAAGACTGCGTTTGCGCTTCTGATTTCTTCTTAAGAACGGATGTACATACGCCAAGCCTGAGCGTCCGGTAGTACTGTAACGAAGATGTCCCATATAAGCTTCACCACAAAAAGGGATATTTGAATCTTTTTTACCAGCTATTTGGTCTATCGTATTATTAATGTTATCAAACACTTCAACTATAGCACCACTCCCCATAGCACGCTCTCTGAATATATACTCAGTACCGGGATTTGCCGTTGCATTTACACAACCAACTCCAGCACCTTCTTGTCCTCTATTGTGTTGTTTTTCCATCAATAGATATAGTTTGTTTAATCCATACTTCCACGTTCCGTACTTCTCAACATAATATTCCATTGGTTTCAATAGGCGAACTAAAGCCACCCCACATTCATGTTTTAATTGTTCCATATCATTATTTAATAATAAAAGATTATGCAATGTTGATTGTTTTTTGTTTTTCTATCTCTTTAATTGATTGTTAATAATCTCGTTCTATTTGAGCTATCTTTTTGTTTATAAGTTCCATTTTCTCTTCTTGTAAAACCTTTTTGTATTCAATAGGCGTTACTTTTATAAAGTGTTTCAGATAAATATCCCAACTACTAATTATTTTCAAAGCAAGCCGACTTTGCGTGTGTCGTGCGTGTGCAGTTATTAATTGTAACAATTCGTGAGCATCTGCCCTATCTTCTACAAGAGAAAGCTCTACCATTTCCATATTACAATTAGAATCAAAATTTCCATCTAAGTCTAAAACGTAAGCCAAACCTCCACTCATACCTGCGGCAAAGTTTCGCCCAGTTAAACCTAACACTACGGTGCGTCCGCCAGTCATATATTCGCAACAATGATCGCCTACACCTTCAACAACTGCTACCGCTCCACTGTTGCGAACACAGAAGCGTTCGCCAACTATACCATTTATATATACTTCCCCCGAAGTTGCCCCATACAATAAAGTATTTCCAGCTATAATATTTTCTTCCGGAATAAATTTTGCATTAGTTGGCGGAACAACTATAATCTTTCCTCCCGACAATCCTTTACCAAGATAATCGTTAGCTTCTCCTTCAAGATTAAAAGATATTCCAGAAGAGAGGAAAGCACCGAAACTCTGTCCTGCCGAACCTGTAAACTTCACATTAATAGTATTTTCAGACAAACCTTTACTACCATAACGTTTAGCTATCTCGCCCGAAAGCATAGCTCCAACCGAACGATTTATATTAGTGATATTTTGTTTTATCTCTATTGGCACAGTTGTTTTAATTGCCGATTGAGCTTTGTTTATAAGTTCGACATCGAGCACCGAATCTATCTTATGGTCTTGTTGTTTAGTGTACTTTATATCATTTTTGTTATCTACGAATAACATTAGTTTAGAAAAATCTAACTTGTTTGTTTTTTCGTTTCTTTCAACAGCCCTTACTTCAAGCAAGTCGCTCCGTCCTATTATTTCCTCCAAGCTACGATACCCCATTTGCGCTAAATGCTCTCGTACTTCCTGAGCAAGAAAATTCATATAATTTATAACGTACTCATATTTCCCTTTGAAGCGAGCCCTAAGTTTTTCGTCTTGAGTAGCAACACCAACAGGACAAGTGTTTTCGTGGCATTTACGCATCATAACACAACCCAAAACTATCAATGCGCTTGTTGCAAAACCAAATTCTTCAGCTCCAAGCAACGTTGATATTATTATATCTTTTCCTGTTTTTAGTTGTCCATCGGTTTGAAGTCGCACATATCCTCTAAGATTATTCATTACTAATGTTTGCTGAGTTTCGGCAAGACCTAAATCTCCAGGAATACCAGCATACTTTACCGAACTTATAGGACTTGCCCCTGTTCCGCCTTCTCCTCCGCTTATAATTATTCGGTCGGCTTTAGCTTTAACAACACCAGCAGCAACAGTTCCCACTCCGCTTTCGGCAACTAACTTTACGCTTACCTCAGACGAGGGGTTTATATTCTTAAGGTCGAATATGAGTTGAGCCAAATCTTCAATAGAATATATATCGTGATGAGGAGGAGGCGAAATAAGAGTAATGCCCGGTATTGAATGTCGAGTTTTTGCTATTATTTGATTAACCTTAAAGCCCGGCAGTTGTCCACCTTCTCCTGGTTTTGCACCCTGAGCTATTTTTATTTGCAATTCATCGGCATTCACTAAGTATTCGGCAGTAACACCAAAACGACCAGAAGCTATTTGTTTAATAGCACTTCGACGATTAAGTCCGTCTTCCCCAGTCTGATACCTCGATGGCTCTTCCCCACCCTCTCCTGTATTGCTTCGTCCGTGTACTATATTAAGGGCTATTGCTATTGCTTCGTGCGCCTCTTTGCTTATAGAACCGAACGACATCGCTCCGGTTACAAATCGTTTTGTTATGTTCTCTACAGGCTCTACCTCCGATATATCTATAGGATTGTGTTTGTAAGTAAAAAAATCACGCAAAAACACGGGTTGGCATTTATTGTCAACAAGATTAGAATACTCCTTAAATTTTTCGTAATCGCCTAATCGAGTAGCTATTTGTAGTTTTTTAATAATCTCAGGATTCCAAGTATGATACTCTCCTCCCTTACGATAAGAATAAAAACCTGAGTTAAGAAGAATAGCATCGTCTTCTTTATCTTCAAAAGCAGATAAGTGGTCGAATAAAACATCTTTAGTTATATCATCTAAGTCGATACCTCCAATACGAGAAGCTATTCCGCTAAAATAATTATCAAGAACTTCTTTACCGATACCGACAGCCTCAAATATTTGTGCACCACGATAACTTCGCAGAGTTGAGATTCCCATTTTAGATAAAATTTTAAGCAAGCCTTTATTTACAGCTTTTATATAATTCTTCTCTGCCGTATCGTAGTCTAACTGTAATTCGTGCGAATTCACAGCTTCATTTATTATCGAAAACACCATATAAGGATTTACAGCAGTAGCTCCGAAGCCCAGAAGTAAGGCAAAGTGCATAACTTCTCGTGCTTCGGCAGTTTCAACTACTATTGCTATCTGCATACGCTTTTTCTTTTTTATAAGATGATGGTGCACTGCCGACACTGCAAGCAAAGAAGGTATAGCCGCTTGATGTTTGTTTACACCTTTATCACTAAGAATAACATAACTATACCCTTCGTTTACGGCTTGCTCGGCTTGAATACATATGCTTTCTAAAGCAGCGGCTAAATCGTTGGAGAATAATATAGGTATTGTTATTGTTCTAAATCCTTTATAAGCCAAATGTCTTAATATGTCTAAGTCGCGATTATTAATAATAGGCGTTTGCAATTTCACCATTTTACATAGCTCTGGCGACGGCTTTAACAGATTTGTAGACTGACTGCCTATATAAAGAGATAGCGACATTACTAATTCTTCTCTTATTGGGTCGATAGGAGGATTGGTTACTTGTGCAAAAAGTTGACGAAAGTAGTTAAATAAACGTTGAGGCTTTTGAGAAAGCACAGCTATAGGTGTATCGTTCCCCATAGAGCCTATTGGCTCCTTAGCCTCTTTAGTCATCGGCAGAATAATATTATAGACATCTTCTTTAGAGTAACCAAAAGCCTTAAGAAGTTTATTATGATTATCCACATTGTGTTTCACTTTTCTTCCAGATAGAATGTCGGATAAAATTATTCTACTTTTAGATAGCCATTCGCCATAAGGATATTCGTTAGCTAATGTTTCTTTCAGTTCGGCATCATAAAATATTTTACCTTCAACAGAGTCTATCATCAACATCTTACCAGGCTTTAATCTTCCCTTTTCTTTTATTTCTAAATTTTCAAACGGCAATACTCCAGCTTCGGAAGCAATTACCATTATGTCGTTGTTTGTAATAACGTAACGAGCAGGGCGAAGACCATTTCGGTCAAGCATACCTCCAGCATACCGTCCGTCGGTAAAGAGAATAGTCGCTGGTCCGTCCCAAGGTTCCATTATAATACTATGATATTCATAAAATTCTTTCAATTTGTTAGGTATCGGATTTTTATCGTTCCAACTTTCGGGTACCAACATTGCCAATGCGTGAGGTAGCGATTTACCCGACATAACCAAAAACTCTAATATATTGTCGAGAGAAGCACTATCGCTCATATCTTTTTGCAATATCGGAAATATATCTTCGGAGCTTCCAAGCTCTGAAGCCGACAGAATACTTTCACGAGCATCTAACCAATATCGATTTCCTCTTATAGTGTTTATTTCTCCATTATGACCGAGCAGCCTAAAAGGCTGAGCCAATCGCCACGAGGGAAATGTATTTGTACTAAATCTCGAATGGACAAGTGCTAATCCGCTTGTGAAGTAAGGATTTGTAAGGTCGGGAAAATAATCGCGCAACTGTGTTGAGGTTAACATTCCTTTATATACGATACGTTGAGTAGAAAGACTTACCACATAAAAACTACTCTTGTCGATAAGGGTAGATGATAAAACTTCTTTCTCTATTTTTTTACGAGCAATATAAAGACGTTTCTCTAAACCCTCGCTCGATAAGTTGTTGTCTACTACAAATATTTGTTTAATTAACGGTTCGTTACAAAGAGATAGCTCTCCCAAAATATCGCTATTCACAGGAACATTTCGTGTTCCAAGCATAGAAAGACCTTCGCAAACAAGCACTCCGTTAATAATATCCATACATAACTCGGCAAGAGCCTCATCTTTAGGCAAAAACACAAGTCCTGTGCCATACTTACCTCTTTCGGGTATAGGAATTCCTTGTAATAAAATAAATTCGTGTGGTATCTGCAATGTAATGCCCGCTCCATCGCCAGTTTTATTGTCGGCACTTTCGGCACCACGATGCAACATATTCTCAAGCACTTGAAGTCCTTGCTCTACTATAGTGTGCGATTTATTTCCTTTAATGTCTACAACCAATCCAACACCGCAAGAGTCGTGCTCGAACTCAGGTTGGTATAATCCTATTTGCTTCATCATTTCTATTTTAATTTTTGTTTTTATTCTGCATTTGTTCTATAAAACTACTTGTTATACCGAGATGAAAAATCAGCATTGTAAACTAATGTTAACCTACACTTGACAAATGCCTTTTTATGTTGTAACTTTGTGCACACAAAAAGTGATATACCGCTGAGATATAGTCTTTGGCGGTTTTTTTGTACTGTGTTTCAACTAAAAACTCGGTGAGTTACAATATAAAACTCAGTGTGATTTCTCTGAAACACACTATGATTTTTCTGAAACACACCGAGTTTTTGTAAAAGAGTCTTCATTTTATCG encodes:
- a CDS encoding uncharacterized protein YydD (DUF2326 family) (product_source=COG5293; cath_funfam=1.10.287.40; cog=COG5293; pfam=PF10088; superfamily=52540), producing the protein MFLKSLIISTPTKVIREIRFHKGINLIVDESKGQITGNNVGKTTVLRLIDFCLGEEAKHIYIDPENKKTEYLLVKDYLIKNKIIITLTLGNSVDGDNEDVVIKRNFLSKPRKEIIREINGEFIAKDDFEDKLSELLLPDLKENRPTFRQVISHNIRYSDLRISNTLKTLDSYTTDAEYETLYLHLFGCDFTSGYDKQKIIEKIKTENTYKKRLEKKQSRNEYEVLLEWVNDQIEVLNKKKSNLNINEDFESDINLLNKVKYSVNSVSSEIASLNLRKNIILDAKQDFEYQKSGVDIQVLETIYQQAASLIPNLQRKFEELVTYHNQMLVQKIKFITQDLPLIENKIQEKNNDLTSLLSKEQILSEKIMQSDTFEELEGIIQELNNLFKKKGEYENVINQISEVEANIKEQNEKLKKIDEQLFAPDFESIVRNQLKKFNKFFGEISNQLYKEQYAITYNIVTNSKGQKIYKFSSFNVNHSSGKKQGEISCFDIAYTLFADEEEISCLHFLLNDKKELIYGEQLKRIAEVVNKKDIQFVASILRDKLPPELDKEEYFVVKLSQDNKLFRIENQ
- a CDS encoding amidophosphoribosyltransferase (product_source=KO:K00764; cath_funfam=3.60.20.10; cog=COG0034; ko=KO:K00764; pfam=PF13522; superfamily=53271,56235), coding for MEQLKHECGVALVRLLKPMEYYVEKYGTWKYGLNKLYLLMEKQHNRGQEGAGVGCVNATANPGTEYIFRERAMGSGAIVEVFDNINNTIDQIAGKKDSNIPFCGEAYMGHLRYSTTGRSGLAYVHPFLRRNQKRKRSLMLCGNFNLTNVDEIFEYLVDRGEHPRLYSDTFMLLEMLGSLMDETVGNINLANILKEASPLWDGGYVICGLTGTAEMFALRDPSGIRPAFYYYDDEIAVLASERPVIQTVMNVNVEDIKELQPGEAFFVRDNNKISLEQILQPKNVKPCSFERIYFSRGSDCDIYKERKMLGHLLIPSILDAIDNDLENTVFSFIPNTAEVAFYGMMEGLDEYSKENKLTFRIRREKVAIKDIKLRTFITEGIARDDLATHVYDVTYGSIRPYVDNLVIIDDSIVRGTTLKQSIIKILDRLHPRKIIILSSAPQVRYPDCYGIDMNRMDEFVAFRAAIALLKERGMENIIEETYQKCKAQIDLPKEEIVNYVKDIYSPFSDEEISQKIAEILTPKDTQAQVQIVYQSLEGLHQACPNHSGDWYFSGDYPTPGGNRVVNKAFIEYAKSNI
- a CDS encoding glutamate synthase (NADPH/NADH) large chain (product_source=KO:K00265; cath_funfam=2.160.20.60,3.20.20.70,3.60.20.10; cog=COG0067,COG0069,COG0070; ko=KO:K00265; pfam=PF00310,PF01493,PF01645,PF04898; superfamily=51395,56235,69336); protein product: MMKQIGLYQPEFEHDSCGVGLVVDIKGNKSHTIVEQGLQVLENMLHRGAESADNKTGDGAGITLQIPHEFILLQGIPIPERGKYGTGLVFLPKDEALAELCMDIINGVLVCEGLSMLGTRNVPVNSDILGELSLCNEPLIKQIFVVDNNLSSEGLEKRLYIARKKIEKEVLSSTLIDKSSFYVVSLSTQRIVYKGMLTSTQLRDYFPDLTNPYFTSGLALVHSRFSTNTFPSWRLAQPFRLLGHNGEINTIRGNRYWLDARESILSASELGSSEDIFPILQKDMSDSASLDNILEFLVMSGKSLPHALAMLVPESWNDKNPIPNKLKEFYEYHSIIMEPWDGPATILFTDGRYAGGMLDRNGLRPARYVITNNDIMVIASEAGVLPFENLEIKEKGRLKPGKMLMIDSVEGKIFYDAELKETLANEYPYGEWLSKSRIILSDILSGRKVKHNVDNHNKLLKAFGYSKEDVYNIILPMTKEAKEPIGSMGNDTPIAVLSQKPQRLFNYFRQLFAQVTNPPIDPIREELVMSLSLYIGSQSTNLLKPSPELCKMVKLQTPIINNRDLDILRHLAYKGFRTITIPILFSNDLAAALESICIQAEQAVNEGYSYVILSDKGVNKHQAAIPSLLAVSAVHHHLIKKKKRMQIAIVVETAEAREVMHFALLLGFGATAVNPYMVFSIINEAVNSHELQLDYDTAEKNYIKAVNKGLLKILSKMGISTLRSYRGAQIFEAVGIGKEVLDNYFSGIASRIGGIDLDDITKDVLFDHLSAFEDKEDDAILLNSGFYSYRKGGEYHTWNPEIIKKLQIATRLGDYEKFKEYSNLVDNKCQPVFLRDFFTYKHNPIDISEVEPVENITKRFVTGAMSFGSISKEAHEAIAIALNIVHGRSNTGEGGEEPSRYQTGEDGLNRRSAIKQIASGRFGVTAEYLVNADELQIKIAQGAKPGEGGQLPGFKVNQIIAKTRHSIPGITLISPPPHHDIYSIEDLAQLIFDLKNINPSSEVSVKLVAESGVGTVAAGVVKAKADRIIISGGEGGTGASPISSVKYAGIPGDLGLAETQQTLVMNNLRGYVRLQTDGQLKTGKDIIISTLLGAEEFGFATSALIVLGCVMMRKCHENTCPVGVATQDEKLRARFKGKYEYVINYMNFLAQEVREHLAQMGYRSLEEIIGRSDLLEVRAVERNEKTNKLDFSKLMLFVDNKNDIKYTKQQDHKIDSVLDVELINKAQSAIKTTVPIEIKQNITNINRSVGAMLSGEIAKRYGSKGLSENTINVKFTGSAGQSFGAFLSSGISFNLEGEANDYLGKGLSGGKIIVVPPTNAKFIPEENIIAGNTLLYGATSGEVYINGIVGERFCVRNSGAVAVVEGVGDHCCEYMTGGRTVVLGLTGRNFAAGMSGGLAYVLDLDGNFDSNCNMEMVELSLVEDRADAHELLQLITAHARHTQSRLALKIISSWDIYLKHFIKVTPIEYKKVLQEEKMELINKKIAQIERDY